A single region of the Ziziphus jujuba cultivar Dongzao chromosome 10, ASM3175591v1 genome encodes:
- the LOC132799738 gene encoding NAD(P)H-quinone oxidoreductase subunit 2 A, chloroplastic-like — protein sequence MIWHVHNENFILDSMRIFMKAVHLLLFDGSFIFPECILIFCLILLLMVDSTSDQKDIPWLYFISSTSLVMSITALLFQWREKPMISFLGNFQSNNFNKIFQFLILLCSTLCIPLPIKYIECTKMAITEFLLFVLTATLGGMFLCDVHDLITIFAALECFSLCSYLLSGYTKKDVRSNETTTKHLLMDGTSSFILVHGFSSLYGSGVEIELQEIDLISTQMYNSQGISISLIFITVGIGFKLSSALSHQWAPDIYNGLMITYMLFYISMNLGTFACIVSFGLCIGTNNIQDYARLYMKDPFLALFLALYLLSLEGLPPLAFFFRKLHLFWCGWQASLYFLVLIGLLTSVVSIYYYLEIIKLLMTGRNQEITSHVQNYRRSPLRSDNSIEMSMIVCVIASTIPGLSMNPIIEIA from the exons ATGATCTGGCATGTTCATAATGAAAACTTCATTCTCGATTCTatgagaatttttatgaaagccGTTCATTTGCTTCTCTTCGATGGAAGTTTTATTTTCCCAGAATGTATACTAATTTTTTGCCTAATTCTTCTTCTGATGGTCGATTCAACGTCTGATCAAAAAGATATACCTTGGTTATATTTCATCTCTTCAACAAGTTTAGTAATGAGCATAACAGCCTTATTGTTCCAATGGAGAGAAAAACCTATGATTAGCTTTTTGGGAAATTTCCAATCgaacaatttcaataaaatctttcaatttcttattttactaTGTTCAACTTTATGTATTCCTCTACCCATAAAGTACATTGAATGTACAAAAATGGCTATAACAGAGTTTCTGTTATTCGTATTAACAGCTACTCTAGGAGGAATGTTTTTATGCGATGTTCACGATTTAATAACTATCTTTGCAGCTCTAGAATGTTTCAGTTTATGCTCCTACCTATTATCTGGATATACCAAGAAAGATGTACGGTCTAATGAGACTACTACAAAACATTTACTCATGGATGGGACAAGCTCCTTTATTTTGGTTCATGGTTTCTCTTCACTATATGGTTCTGGGGTAGAGATCGAGCTTCAAGAAATAGATCTTATCAGTACACAAATGTATAACTCACAAGGAATTTCAATTTCGCTTATATTCATCACTGTAGGAATTGGGTTCAAGCTTTCCTCAGCCCTTTCTCATCAATGGGCTCCTGACATATACAATGGACT CATGATAACTTATATGTTGTTCTATATCTCCATGAATCTAGGAACTTTTGCTTGCATTGTATCATTTGGTCTATGTATCGGAACTAATAACATTCAAGATTATGCAAGATTATACATGAAAGATccttttttggctctctttttAGCCCTATATCTCTTATCCTTAGAAGGTCTTCCTCCACTAGcattttttttcagaaaacttCATTTATTCTGGTGTGGATGGCAAGCAAGCCTATATTTCTTGGTTTTAATAGGACTCCTTACGAGCGTTGTTTCTATCTACTATTATCTAGAAATAATAAAGTTATTAATGACTGGACGAAACCAAGAAATAACCTCTCACGTGCAAAATTATAGAAGATCCCCTTTAAGATCAGACAATTCGATCGAAATGAGTATGATTGTATGTGTGATAGCATCTACTATACCAGGATTATCAATGAACCCGATTATTGAAATTGCTTAG